The Pseudoalteromonas sp. N1230-9 genome segment TATGTGGTAAACCGATGATTCAGCATGTTTATGAAAAAGCGGCTTCATCGGGTGCCAGTGCGGTGTATATTGCTACCGATCATCAAGCCGTGTTTGATGTTGTAAAGGGCTTTACAGATAAGGTATTAATGACAAGAGAAGATCATCAATCTGGTACAGAACGTCTTGCCGAAGTTGTTGAAAAGCTCAATCTTACAAGTGACACTATTGTTGTTAATGTACAAGGTGATGAGCCATTACTTGCCAGTGAAAACGTAAGTCAAGTTGCAAAATTACTGGCAGAGTCAGATGCACCCATGGCAACGTTAAGTGCAAACATTAATGACATAGATGACATTTTCAATCCTAATTGTGTCAAAGTTGTCAGTGATACAGAAAAAAATGCCCTGTATTTTTCGCGTTCACCCATTCCTTACCATCGTGAAGCAATGATGAACGATGATAATAGTAAACTAAATCTTGCTGACTATGCGCGTCATATTGGTATTTACGCTTATCGCGCAGGCTTTATTCAACAATATATTGCGCTACCTGAGTCGCGTCTAGAACAGCTTGAGTCACTTGAGCAATTACGTGTTTTATACCATGGTTATAAAATTAAAATTGCAGGAGCTGTGTGTGAGCCTCAAGCCGGTGTGGATACACCTGAAGATCTCACACGTGTCATAGCCGCTTTGAGCAACTAGTAACAATGACTGAAATGAATAGGGTTCATCTTCATGCACGTGAAGATGACTTTTTTGTTTTTTACAAACCAGCAGGTGTTAGCTTTCACAGTGAAGAATGTGCTGGCTTTGTCGTGCTTGCAGAGCAACTAGTGAACGA includes the following:
- the kdsB gene encoding 3-deoxy-manno-octulosonate cytidylyltransferase, with product MEFVVVIPARYASSRLPGKPLADICGKPMIQHVYEKAASSGASAVYIATDHQAVFDVVKGFTDKVLMTREDHQSGTERLAEVVEKLNLTSDTIVVNVQGDEPLLASENVSQVAKLLAESDAPMATLSANINDIDDIFNPNCVKVVSDTEKNALYFSRSPIPYHREAMMNDDNSKLNLADYARHIGIYAYRAGFIQQYIALPESRLEQLESLEQLRVLYHGYKIKIAGAVCEPQAGVDTPEDLTRVIAALSN